A single region of the Lineus longissimus chromosome 14, tnLinLong1.2, whole genome shotgun sequence genome encodes:
- the LOC135499165 gene encoding uncharacterized protein LOC135499165 produces MVLNVGKIDNYNNNILIAPSNAKTGINHINKKKIVATPLMEGDSVKKIKVKTNVEKVKDPPVTTTITSAVVLTTSQQHSPPCFIQQHNNKKMSGQKSFNSGMPPHAHVQSLINHIQKVRKSAVKELSHIQVQLDEIQLEDTTTRPAAENKPPVENDPTTPVAENNPPAAINPTTPATKTNLGRTRGDTSRALPNTVQATAPAQATFEDAMQLLSKDDPQAE; encoded by the exons ATGGTTCTAAATGTAGGTAAgatagataactacaataataacatcttGATAGCTCCAAGTAATGCTAAAACTGGTATTAACCATATCAATAAAAAGAAGATAGTAGCAACACCACTAATGGAAGGAGATAGTGTCAAGAAAATAAAGGTTAAGACTAATGTTGAGAAAGTTAAGGATCCTCCTGTTACAACCACT ATTACCAGTGCAGTAGTTTTGACGACTTCTCAACAACATTCTCCACCCTGCTTTATACAGCAACACAACAACAAAAAG ATGTCAGGCCAAAAATCATTCAATTCAGGGATGCCACCCCATGCCCACGTTCAGTCCCTCATCAACCACATTCAGAAGGTGCGTAAATCTGCCGTCAAAGAACTCTCACACATTCAAGTGCAATTAGACGAAATTCAACTCGAAGACACCACCACAAGACCAGCAGCCGAAAACAAGCCCCCTGTCGAAAACGACCCCACCACACCTGTTGCTGAAAACAACCCACCTGCTGCAATCAACCCCACCACTCCTGCAACCAAAACCAACCTTGGGAGGACACGGGGTGACACCTCGCGTGCCCTACCAAATACAGTGCAAGCGACAGCACCAGCCCAGGCCACTTTTGAAGATGCCATGCAATTACTCAGCAAAGACGACCCACAGGCGGAATAA